The genomic DNA CTCTATATGATTGTAGCACCTTACGGAAGTACACTAGAGAGCCAGTTGTTGTGGTTATTTGGAGGAGCTGAAGATGAAGTTGGCTTTAGCTTTAACTTTCAAGCAATAGAACATCAAAATGATGTGGAGATTGATTTTGCAGTTAGATATATCCTCGAAGAACTTGGTATAGAAATTGAAGAGCCTGAAGCTGACTATTTGGACCAGTGTCTTGCTCCTTACTTGCAAACGGGTTTTCCATCTACAGCAGTATTTTCACAGCTAGCCCGGAGGACAGTAGAAGTTTCAGCCATTGAAGACCCAGATAACGCTTTGTTGAGTTGGATGGAGCACGAGGAAAGACTTTTTAAGCGCCTAGAAAGACATTTAGTAGCTCATAGAATAGAACAAGGATTTTCTGAGGATGGTCAAACCGATGTAGACAACTTTATCCAATTTTCTTTAAGCGTGCACAATAGACGTAAATCACGAGTAGGATATGCCTTGGAAAATCATCTTGAAGAGTTATTTAAATTACATCATGTTGATTACTCACGCAATAAGGAAACTGAGAATAAGTCTAAGCCAGATTTTATATTTCCTAATATACAATCTTACCATACCCCAACCTTTCCAGCGTCTAGGCTGACAATGTTAGGGGTTAAGTCGACCTGTAAAGATAGATGGAGACAAGTCCTTAGTGAGGCACAACGTATAGACATAAAGCATCTATTTACTCTGGAACCAGGTATAAGCGAAAATCAAACGACAGAAATGCAAGCAAACAATCTACAACTGGTACTACCTCAACGCTTGCACCAAACATACAAGACAAATCAACAATCATGGTTAATGGACCTTAATTCTTTTATTGGGCTTGTTAATGAGCGTCAAACAATAGTTGAAGTATGGTAGATAGAAGATGATACTAAAAAAAGAAACTAGAAGGAAGTGCTTATCCTTTTTAGTTTCTTTTTTTACCTATTTGCTCTAATTTTTTCAGCAGATCTTGATATACTGCATTTTCATTAGGGTCATAGGACCTTTGCTGTTTTAGACTTTCAGCGACATCTTTTAGATGTTGCTGCCGATCTAGTATAGGTTTCCCTGTGCCTCTTTTTCTTTTGGATGGATCAATATTATGTTCCTTTTTACCCTTCTTCCTAAAAGGAATCAACATGGACATGGTATTCACCTTCTTTTACCTATGAGTTACCCTAACTACTTATTTGGAATGTCTTTAACAGGATTAAGTCTATTGCCAAAGTCATAGGGTTGAGAGTACCGGATGTTACCACACGAATTACATTTAACGTCACAAACACGATTGTAGATTAACCTATCTTGTTTGGATAGGTGTTTTGGGGGATCCTCCACACGTATTACAAACAGCATTCCGCCACAATCACATATCATTAATGGTCATCCCCGTCATTATAAAATTCTTTCTGTAACCGATCATGGAGATGAGAGGCTACATATTTTTTTATAAATTGATCCCTTTTGTTGAGGTCTTCCTCTTTTCTTAGTCCAAACCAAGCCTTTTTAATACGATCTGAATCAGGTTTTTCCATCCATAGATCGATTGCTTCTGATTCCAGGTGAGACTGGATCCGTTGCATTGTGATCCAATCAGTAATTCGCTCCTGACGGCTAGGTGGCTGAGGTATAGATCGCAAAATTTCTTTTTTTAGTTCATGTGTTAACTCATCCCTCATTTGATTAAACCTTGTTATAGCTATTTGCTCATATATATTAGATAGCTCTGTTGTAATAGCCTTCATGTCAATCACATGTGATTCATTCTTTACTTCATCATTTGGAAATGGTCGCAATTCACAATGATTTGGCAGATCATCAAAGATTGAGTCTAAGGACCACTTCTTCTCTCGGTATGTAACAATATGTTGAGCAATCATAAGATCAGTTTGATCATAGACTTTTTCATCAGTCTCAGTAGTCCGTTGTATATAGTGAATCCTCTTCTCCTCGAGCTTTTTAAACCAGGAATCAACGGTGTTGTAATGCTTCCCGACTTGGGCCGCAAAGTCTATGATACGCCAATAATTCTTTTCTTCGCTCATGGGCCAAATCCTCCTGATATCGATGACTCACATGTAACTCATTCATCACATGTTGATCATTTTGTTTGTATTCTAGGTGATTTACTTGTGAATCACTAATCATTGGTGAGTCACTTTTGTTGGTTTCGAAAGGAATTGTGATTCACATGTATAAATCAATTCTTTGTTAAGATGCAAATTCCTTTATATTTTTTTGATGATCGTTGTGTTGGGATCCGAAGCCTACGATTAAATACAATGCTGTTTTTAAAGCGAAGATGTAGGCTTTGGTCGTTTTGCAAAAAATACAGAAGATTGTCGGCTGGTATATATTAAATCTTCTAGATTTGATAGAATAATAGATAAAGAAAAAAGACAAAAAAAAGAGAAGTCCTAGCGCCCACCGCCTGAACTTCCGAAAAAAAAGACATATGTAATCAAATAGTTACCTTAATTGTAAAGTCTGCAATACAAAAAATCAATGTAAATATAATGTAAATATCATTGAAGACTCTATTAAAAACATAGATGAGTCTTTAATTAAGTATACACTTTTAATGTAGTTGGTAAAAGTGTAATTTACTAAGACTTACATATTAAGGGATAAAGGGAATGCGCGGTGGAATGGACTGCTCTATAGAGAGGAGTTCTTTTTGACATGCTGTTAAACAAACTGGTAAACGATCAAACAGAGCGACTGCAAAATGCACAATATCATGCGTGGTTTCATCATCATCAATGCGCCGATGGGTGGATTACGGTTGCTAAAAAAGAAAAAAATGTTTTCAAGTCATATCACTATCGGCCCGCGGAATTGGCTCCTGAATTGTCTAAGTGGATTGGAGAGGATGTTTATTTTAGTCAAAATACATTTTATAAGCCACTACGACGTATTGAGCACATAAGGCAATTACGATCTTTATATGTAGATGTGGATTGTTACTTACTTAATTACGACACCGATTGGGTGATGGGTAAGTTAGTCCATGAGTTTTTTGGAGAAATCATGCCGGAGCCGAATCTGATTATTTTTTCAGGGCGTGGCATTGTCCTGGTCTGGTTGATAGAACCAGTACCTCATCAAGCCTTACCACTTTGGCAAGCCATTCAAAACTATTTTTGTGAGCAATTGAAGGGTATAGGTGGAGATACAAAAGCACTAGATGCAGCTCGAGTGTTTCGAATTGCTGGAAGTATTAACTCCAAAACCGGTACGGAAGTGGTCGTTCAATATCGTCATGATTATCACTATGTTCTGCGTGATCTACAAAAGGAGTATTTACCGGACATTCCGGACAACCCTAATAAAAAAGCAAAGGGACGTCAAAAAAAGGTAGTTCAAATTTACAATATTCATAGACTCTATCATGCTCGATTACTTGATTTAGTAAAATTATGTGAGATACGCAATTACGATATGAAGGGCTACCGCGAAACGACGCTCTTCCTATACCGCTACTGGAATTGTTGCTTTCTTGGTGACCCAGAAGATGCTTTAAATCAGACACTCAGTTTAAATTCCGAGTTTAAGGAACCGTTAAGTGACAAAGAAGTTACCCGAGCTACTCGAAGTGCTGAAAAAGCTTGGTTGCTTAAGAATGATAAAAAGGCTGACAAGCTTGCAAAGGAAAAAGGGTATCCTGGTGCTGGTTACAACCTCAAAAACGAAACCATTATCGAATGGTTAGATATTACAGAGGAAGAGCAACTCCAATTAGTTAGTGTGATTGGAAATAATGTTAAGCGCCAGAGAAATACGGCTGCAAAGAGGGAGAAGAGAAGAACTGAAGGAGTTAAGCCACGGGATGAGTATCTTGAAGCACAGCAGGAAAAGACTGAGGATAAATTGCTAATATTGCAGCGAGCCATAGAGGAAAATCCAAAGGTAAAACGTAAAGATTTAGCTAATCTGTTAAGTGTATCAATCTATCGAGTAGACCAACTAAAACATCTATTAAAAAGTTTGTAGTGGTCTGTCCCTTTATATTAAGGGGGCGTAGCCTGTGTCCTATTGGTAAAGGATATAGAATGTAGACGTGCTCTCTTTTCTTTTGACCCTAAAGCGACCTCGCCCCAGACCTCTGGGACAACAACCTTGCCCGCACCTGCGGGCCGCCTTGTGTTCTCCTCTTTCCATGGTATCTTTTTGTTATCTTACTCTTAGGAGGTTCTTTCCGATGTCTACTTCTTCTTCTGATCACCGTACTTGTCTTATCCTTGCCTATCAAGTTGCTACCTTAACCTATCCGGATGATTCCCTGCTAGATCTCTTAAGTGAGGTTGACTTTCGGAGAGCGCTGGAGTTGCTTCTTATTTTGCGTTCCTCCCCGAGACCAGTTCGCAATCCTTTAGCATTTCTACGTAGGGCGATCTCTGAAAACTGGACACCTACTACAATTCCTAGACGTATTGATCGTAAACGTGCTGCTCTAGAAGAGCGTTTGGGAACTCCTCAATCGTCTGCTCCCTACCATCCTTATAATTGGTTGGAAGATTAAGATACTAGTTCTGAATATATATTCTAGTATTTCTAGTATATTTATAGAATCGGGGTGGATTCTCTGCATGGGGACATCAATGCTTAAGGTTATATTAGCGGAAAGGGATATATCACAGAAAGAGCTAGCTGCTGTTACTGGACTAAGTACAAAAACCATATCTCAAATTTGTAGTGGGAAACAAAAACCACAAATTGATAATGCTTATCTCATCTCTGAAGCTTTGGGTCTGCATGTCACAAAAGTATTTCCCCAGTATTCCGGCTTAACAAAATCTTATGTTATGGATCGTACTACAACTAGATTCTAGATTTAGTAACTATTAAAGAATGTAGCAATTGAAAGATTTTTAGAGTTATGTAGTATTTTTTTATCTTATGTTACTAGTAATAGAAACTATATTTAGTTACAACCAATGGATACTATACTGGAGCTGTAGGACAGGATTTAGTGTATTGACGGGAACGGGTGATCTGTTTTAAAATAAAGGTAGATTTTAGAAACATACTAGTCAAAGTACCGACGTTAGGGTCAAGTATGTACGGTAATTAGAACGATGATACTGACTAAACCTAAACGTAGCGGAGTTATCTTAAGGGTAACGAATGGTGCGGATGATGGTTGTGTACATGTTAATCTTGTAGATTAGATTGCATGAGGGCAAAGAAAGGGAATAGTATTGCTGA from Ammoniphilus sp. CFH 90114 includes the following:
- a CDS encoding type II restriction endonuclease, giving the protein MRRGYLSQYFEGVAIKRLRTVEVNADVSNQHELNGVRMLRSLLGDQRLTDYPANFLWLGGENEAISDQSSVTWYDSREKQTHRSSEYRLYFKKNDVMDLAQENDLMIIARRSNGQLYMIVAPYGSTLESQLLWLFGGAEDEVGFSFNFQAIEHQNDVEIDFAVRYILEELGIEIEEPEADYLDQCLAPYLQTGFPSTAVFSQLARRTVEVSAIEDPDNALLSWMEHEERLFKRLERHLVAHRIEQGFSEDGQTDVDNFIQFSLSVHNRRKSRVGYALENHLEELFKLHHVDYSRNKETENKSKPDFIFPNIQSYHTPTFPASRLTMLGVKSTCKDRWRQVLSEAQRIDIKHLFTLEPGISENQTTEMQANNLQLVLPQRLHQTYKTNQQSWLMDLNSFIGLVNERQTIVEVW
- a CDS encoding replication protein gives rise to the protein MLLNKLVNDQTERLQNAQYHAWFHHHQCADGWITVAKKEKNVFKSYHYRPAELAPELSKWIGEDVYFSQNTFYKPLRRIEHIRQLRSLYVDVDCYLLNYDTDWVMGKLVHEFFGEIMPEPNLIIFSGRGIVLVWLIEPVPHQALPLWQAIQNYFCEQLKGIGGDTKALDAARVFRIAGSINSKTGTEVVVQYRHDYHYVLRDLQKEYLPDIPDNPNKKAKGRQKKVVQIYNIHRLYHARLLDLVKLCEIRNYDMKGYRETTLFLYRYWNCCFLGDPEDALNQTLSLNSEFKEPLSDKEVTRATRSAEKAWLLKNDKKADKLAKEKGYPGAGYNLKNETIIEWLDITEEEQLQLVSVIGNNVKRQRNTAAKREKRRTEGVKPRDEYLEAQQEKTEDKLLILQRAIEENPKVKRKDLANLLSVSIYRVDQLKHLLKSL
- a CDS encoding helix-turn-helix transcriptional regulator, translated to MGTSMLKVILAERDISQKELAAVTGLSTKTISQICSGKQKPQIDNAYLISEALGLHVTKVFPQYSGLTKSYVMDRTTTRF
- a CDS encoding MerR family transcriptional regulator; this encodes MSEEKNYWRIIDFAAQVGKHYNTVDSWFKKLEEKRIHYIQRTTETDEKVYDQTDLMIAQHIVTYREKKWSLDSIFDDLPNHCELRPFPNDEVKNESHVIDMKAITTELSNIYEQIAITRFNQMRDELTHELKKEILRSIPQPPSRQERITDWITMQRIQSHLESEAIDLWMEKPDSDRIKKAWFGLRKEEDLNKRDQFIKKYVASHLHDRLQKEFYNDGDDH